From Scylla paramamosain isolate STU-SP2022 unplaced genomic scaffold, ASM3559412v1 Contig3, whole genome shotgun sequence, a single genomic window includes:
- the LOC135096190 gene encoding intracellular coagulation inhibitor 1-like, with the protein MGNTQQELQRVLGYVNKTHTLSNWNALRFFLESGSGDAILNVANRGYFSDQLDLNRCLTSRLFDLQVVDFTKNEAARQAINREVNTTTQGRIPELITFLSPNTRFALVNAIFFKGIWETEFDPEQTQPHEFLVPPGVSSGSVPMMNRVGFMVAGQAEGLDALMVELPYRDSNVSMYILLPNNPLEPTTALTSRLNPASFAAAVRGLPRETYVQLTMPKFKLTTRYENELKEALATLGMTSLFDPSRANLRGFADPTSPLFVDTTIHQATVEVNEEGTVAAGGTALINTRIGPQNPLIVTVNRPFMYLIVEKRTRIPLFIGKVTSADDLQSL; encoded by the exons ATGGGCAACACTCAACAGGAGCTGCAGAGAGTGCTGGGTTATGTTAATAAGACACATACGCTGTCTAACTGGAATGCCCTTAGGTTCTT ccTTGAAAGTGGATCAGGAGATGCTATTTTGAATGTCGCAAATCGAGGGTATTTTTCTGACCAGCTTGACCTGAATCGCTGCCTGACCTCACGCCTCTTTGACCTCCAGGTGGTTGACTTCACGAAaaatgag GCAGCACGTCAGGCAATCAACCGAGAAGTCAACACCACTACACAAGGCCGCATCCCAGAGCTCATCACCTTCTTGTCCCCCAACACGCGGTTTGCCCTTGTCAACGCCATTTTCTTCAAGGGCATTTGGGAGACTGAATTCGACCCCGAGCAGACACAGCCTCACGAGTTCTTGGTCCCCCCTGGCGTGTCCTCAGGTTCTGTCCCAATGATGAACAGAGTTGGGTTCATGGTGGCAG ggcaaGCAGAGGGACTGGACGCGTTGATGGTGGAGCTTCCTTATAGAGACTCCAACGTTTCAATGTACATCCTGCTTCCGAACAACCCTCTGGAACCGACCACCGCCCTCACATCCCGGCTCAACCCTGCctcctttgctgctgctgtccgaGGGCTGCCGAGGGAGACCTATGTGCAGCTTACCATGCCTAAGTTTAAGCTGACGACAAGATATGAGAATGAACTGAAGGAG GCACTAGCAACCCTTGGCATGACCTCCCTGTTTGACCCATCCCGTGCCAACCTGAGGGGCTTCGCTGACCCGACCTCTCCCTTGTTTGTTGACACGACCATCCACCAGGCCACAGTGGAGGTCAACGAGGAGGGCACAGTTGCTGCTGGTGGTACag CCCTCATCAACACCCGCATAGGGCCACAAAATCCCCTCATTGTGACCGTGAACCGACCCTTCATGTACCTCATCGTGGAGAAGCGGACTAGAATTCCACTCTTCATCGGCAAAGTGACCTCTGCCGATGACCTCCAGAgcctgtga
- the LOC135096192 gene encoding 3-hydroxyacyl-CoA dehydrogenase type-2-like, with the protein MFKGLVALVSGGASGLGRATVERVARQGGRVVLCDLQSSQGSKVAQEIGSDRVLFVPTDVTSPGDVEGAVAACKEQYGRLDVAVNCAGIGTAAKVYNHNKGTIHSFEDFMRVQTVNLGGTFNVTRVAVSLMAQNTPDSQGQRGVVVNTASIAAFDGQMGQAAYAASKGGIVGLTLPLARDLAPIGIRVCTVAPGLFRTPLLESLPEKVQTFLAKTVPFPPRLGDPSEFAQLVEAIVANPMMNGETVRVDGALRMQA; encoded by the exons ATGTTCAAG ggcTTGGTGGCGCTGGTGTCTGGGGGCGCCTCTGGCCTGGGCCGTGCCACAGTGGAGCGTGTGGCACGGCAGGGTGgacgtgttgtgttgtgtgaccTCCAGTCTTCCCAGGGGTCAAAGGTCGCGCAGGAAATTGGATCAGACCGAGTGCTGTTTGTCCCCACTGAT GTGACCTCCCCAGGGGACGTGGAGGGAGCGGTGGCAGCTTGCAAAGAACAATATGGCCGCCTGGACGTGGCCGTGAACTGTGCTGGCATTGGTACAGCGGCCAAGGTCTACAATCATAACAAGGGGACCATCCACTCTTTTGAAGACTTTATGCGAGTccagacg GTCAACCTAGGCGGGACCTTCAATGTGACGAGGGTAGCAGTCAGCCTGATGGCCCAGAACACCCCCGACTCCCAGGGACAGCGAGGGGTGGTCGTCAACACAGCAAGCATTGCAGCTTTTGACGGACAGATGGGTCAAGCGGCTTATGCTGCCAGTAAAGGGGGCATCGTTGGCTTGACCTTGCCCCTAGCCCGTGACCTGGCCCCCATTGGCATCCGTGTGTGCACTGTGGCCCCTG GACTCTTTCGGACCCCTCTGCTGGAATCCTTGCCTGAAAAAGTACAAACATTTCTGGCAAAAAcagttcccttccctcctcgtcTTGGGGACCCGAGCGAGTTTGCGCAGCTTGTTGAGGCAATAGTGGCCAACCCAATGATGAATGGGGAGACTGTCAGGGTGGATGGGGCCTTGAGGATGCAGGCCTGA